GGAAAAACTTTTGCCAATTACTGGATGCACAATGGCTTTGTCAATATTGATAATGTCAAGATGTCCAAGTCCTTAGGCAACTTTATCACTGTGCATGATGCATTGAAGACTATCGACGGCCAAGTGCTTCGTTTCTTCTTTGCAACCCAGCACTACCGCAAGCCCATTAACTTCACAGAAAAAGCGGTTCGCGATGCGGAGACCAACCTCAAGTATTTGAAAAACACCTATGAGCAACCGTTCACAGGAGAAGTGGATCCAGCAGACTTACAAGGCTTTGTGGACAAGTTTATCGCGGCTATGGATGAAGATATCAATGCGGCAAACGGCATCACCGTCGTCTTTGAATTGGCTAAATGGATCAATTCAGGTCACTACAATCAAGACGTCAAGGATGCCTTGACCAAGATGTTAGAAGTCTTTGGAGTGGTCTTTGTCGAAGAAGACTTGGATGCAGATATTGAAGCCTTGATCGCTGAACGTCAGGAAGCGCGGGCTAAGAAAGATTTTGCGCGAGCAGATGCCATTCGCGATGAATTGGCTGCACAAGGAATCAAGCTCTTGGATACAAAAGAAGGTGTAAGGTGGACACGTGATTGATGTCAATCTAATCAATGGGATTGCCCTTGCCTTTGAGGGAGATGCGGTCTATTCCATGTATATTCGCAGACACCTGATTTTTCAAGGGATGACCAAGCCCAATAAGCTTCACCAGGCTGCCACCCGCTATGTCTCTGCTAGAGCTCAGGCCAGCTTGATTGAAAGCATGCTGGAGCAAGAAATTCTGACAGAAAAAGAGTTGGAGATCTACAAGCGCGGTCGCAATACCAATAGCCATACCAAGGCCAAAAATGCGGATGTCGTGACCTATCGGATGTCGACGGGCTTTGAGGCTGTCATGGGCTATCTCCATATGACGGGGGAGCTCTCTCGGCTAGAAGAGCTGATTGACTGGTGCATCCAGCAAGTAGAAGAAGGAAGAAAGCAGTGAAAAATATCAGAGAGTGGTTTCCTCATGCAGAGGTGACGGATCAAGCCAATCCACCAGCTGGTTATGTAGCCATTCCCCTTCAGGCTCATCAATGGTTGCTGCTGAAGGAAGAAGAGCTAACCGAACGAGAAAAACAATTGATTTCCTGGTTGGGCGGTGAAGAAGAGGTTGCCCCTAATCCTTGGTACCAGTACCTGATCGATGGAAAGGGAGAAGCCCCTCAAGTCATCAAAAAAATGCAGCTTGTCTATTGCCACATTTCGCATTCGACAGCGGAAGGGACGGCTTCTTGGCTAGAGATGATGCAGACACTTTTGCCCAACTTCCGAGCAACCTTGCAACTGAGCGGACAAGATTATGTGCTCATTCTGGACCAAGACCAGTCTTTACCTGTGGCCGATATCTTAAAAGATACCGTCTCTGCCATGGAGTATGACTTCAATATTCGTTTATCTATCTTGGTCGGGCAAGTATGGACCGAGTCTAAAGACGGGAAAGTGTCTCCGGTCA
Above is a window of Streptococcus sp. LPB0220 DNA encoding:
- a CDS encoding Mini-ribonuclease 3; the protein is MIDVNLINGIALAFEGDAVYSMYIRRHLIFQGMTKPNKLHQAATRYVSARAQASLIESMLEQEILTEKELEIYKRGRNTNSHTKAKNADVVTYRMSTGFEAVMGYLHMTGELSRLEELIDWCIQQVEEGRKQ
- a CDS encoding helix-turn-helix domain-containing protein — translated: MKNIREWFPHAEVTDQANPPAGYVAIPLQAHQWLLLKEEELTEREKQLISWLGGEEEVAPNPWYQYLIDGKGEAPQVIKKMQLVYCHISHSTAEGTASWLEMMQTLLPNFRATLQLSGQDYVLILDQDQSLPVADILKDTVSAMEYDFNIRLSILVGQVWTESKDGKVSPVIRAERAVFRAWIREGHQGVYRFSQLYLWGIEQADLDLTPIKASLHQLIESQDQLQDIIVALWDNGAVVTKAAQQLYLHRNSLQYKIDKWEELTGLQLKNLTDLALCYHLVLQDVI